A genomic region of Rhizobium sp. NXC24 contains the following coding sequences:
- a CDS encoding OmpA family protein produces the protein MVMRVSDTTPKLEHKGYNRGLILGLTMAESMLLLVFCLLLVAAAMISAERNHRYETERKLKDAEQRLVLLEKRQSEQAARIVQLQSKLISGDLSAADRATLEKEWRELVVARDTLDSMGADGTKPEDLQELAKLAEVLKQHGVDLSKAPDTVAKLLAGERSGKGAHDWPPIINLDDAKKNYFQSGSAELTKTFERMLDTTISNEIASNLSLYDADIVEVIGHTDEQRVSRGSSNLDDTLIGAMDGKLPISAVEPADNAGLGLARAIAVANVLKANPKLKNVTILPMSAAQLILPGDTITAGQAGSVESRRRIEIRVRGRTTPVAVINDATAVPISIR, from the coding sequence ATGGTGATGCGCGTCTCGGACACCACGCCGAAGCTGGAACACAAGGGCTATAATCGTGGCCTCATCCTCGGCCTGACCATGGCCGAATCCATGCTGCTGCTGGTCTTCTGCCTGCTTCTGGTGGCAGCGGCGATGATTTCGGCGGAGAGGAATCATCGCTACGAGACCGAGCGGAAACTGAAAGACGCCGAGCAACGGCTCGTGCTCCTGGAAAAGAGGCAGTCCGAACAGGCGGCGCGCATCGTGCAATTGCAATCGAAGCTGATTTCCGGCGATCTCTCGGCGGCGGACCGCGCAACGCTGGAAAAGGAATGGCGTGAATTGGTGGTCGCGCGCGACACGCTGGACAGCATGGGCGCTGATGGCACGAAGCCGGAGGATCTGCAGGAGCTTGCCAAACTCGCGGAAGTGCTGAAGCAGCATGGCGTCGATCTTTCCAAGGCGCCCGACACGGTAGCCAAGCTTTTGGCAGGCGAGCGTTCTGGAAAGGGGGCCCATGATTGGCCGCCGATCATCAATCTCGACGACGCCAAGAAGAACTATTTCCAGTCGGGCAGCGCCGAATTGACCAAGACTTTTGAACGGATGCTCGACACCACGATCTCGAATGAGATTGCCAGCAACTTGAGCCTCTATGACGCTGACATTGTCGAGGTGATCGGCCACACGGACGAACAGCGGGTATCGCGGGGAAGCTCGAATCTCGACGATACGCTGATCGGGGCGATGGATGGCAAATTGCCGATATCGGCAGTCGAGCCGGCTGATAATGCCGGGCTGGGACTTGCGCGCGCCATCGCTGTGGCCAATGTCCTCAAGGCCAATCCGAAGCTGAAGAACGTCACCATCTTGCCGATGTCGGCCGCGCAACTGATCCTGCCCGGCGATACGATCACGGCAGGGCAGGCGGGTTCCGTGGAATCCCGCCGGCGCATCGAAATCCGGGTACGCGGCAGGACCACGCCCGTTGCCGTGATCAATGATGCAACGGCGGTTCCCATCAGCATACGCTAG
- a CDS encoding ABC-F family ATP-binding cassette domain-containing protein, producing MIRIENISKQNSHRILFIEASAALNRGESVGLVGPNGAGKTTLFRMITGQELPDEGQVSVDKGVTIGYFNQDVGEMAGRSAVSEVMEGAGPVSAVAAELRELEAAMVDPDQADKMDEIIERYGEVQARYEELDGYALEGRAREVLAGLSFSQEMMDGDVGALSGGWKMRVALARILLMRPDVMLLDEPSNHLDLESLIWLEEFLKGYEGALLMTSHDREFMNRIVTKIIEIDAGSLSSYSGDYAFYEQQRAQNEKQQQAQFERQQAMLAKEIKFIERFKARASHASQVQSRVKKLEKIDRVEPPKRRQTVAFEFQPAPRSGEDVVNLKSVHKKYGSRVIYEGLDFMVRRRERWCIMGINGAGKSTLLKLVAGSTQPDEGSVALGASVKMGYFAQHAMDLLDGERTVFQQLEHEFPQAGQGSLRALAGCFGFSGDDVEKKCRVLSGGEKARLVMAMMLFDPPNFLVLDEPTNHLDLDTKEMLIQALSQYEGTMLFVSHDRHFLAALSNRVLELTPEGIHQYGGGYTEYVARTGHEAPGLRS from the coding sequence ATGATTCGTATCGAAAACATCAGCAAGCAGAACAGCCATCGCATCCTCTTCATCGAGGCGTCCGCGGCGCTCAACAGGGGTGAAAGCGTCGGGCTCGTCGGTCCCAACGGGGCCGGCAAGACGACGCTTTTCCGGATGATCACGGGACAGGAGCTGCCCGATGAGGGGCAGGTTTCCGTCGATAAGGGCGTCACCATCGGCTACTTCAATCAGGACGTTGGCGAAATGGCGGGCCGCAGTGCCGTCTCCGAAGTGATGGAAGGCGCAGGCCCCGTCAGTGCGGTTGCCGCCGAGCTGCGCGAGCTGGAAGCCGCCATGGTCGATCCGGACCAGGCCGACAAGATGGACGAGATCATCGAGCGCTATGGCGAAGTGCAGGCACGCTACGAGGAGCTGGACGGCTATGCGCTCGAAGGACGCGCTCGCGAAGTCCTGGCGGGCCTCAGCTTCAGCCAGGAGATGATGGACGGCGACGTCGGCGCGCTGTCGGGCGGCTGGAAGATGCGCGTGGCGCTCGCCCGCATTCTCCTGATGCGCCCCGATGTCATGCTTCTCGACGAGCCGAGCAACCATCTGGATCTGGAAAGCCTCATCTGGCTGGAAGAATTCCTGAAGGGTTATGAGGGCGCGCTACTGATGACGTCGCACGATCGCGAGTTCATGAACCGCATCGTCACCAAGATCATCGAGATCGACGCCGGCTCATTGAGCAGCTATTCGGGCGACTACGCATTCTACGAACAGCAGCGGGCGCAGAACGAAAAGCAGCAGCAGGCCCAGTTCGAGCGCCAGCAGGCGATGCTGGCCAAGGAAATCAAATTCATCGAACGCTTCAAGGCACGCGCCTCGCATGCCTCGCAGGTGCAGAGCCGCGTCAAGAAGCTGGAGAAGATCGATCGTGTCGAGCCGCCGAAACGGCGTCAGACCGTCGCCTTCGAATTCCAGCCGGCACCGCGCTCTGGCGAAGACGTGGTCAACCTGAAGAGCGTTCACAAGAAGTACGGCAGTCGCGTCATCTATGAAGGACTGGACTTCATGGTGCGGCGCAGGGAGCGCTGGTGCATCATGGGCATCAACGGCGCCGGCAAGTCCACCCTGCTGAAGCTGGTCGCGGGCTCGACGCAGCCGGACGAAGGCAGCGTCGCTTTGGGCGCCAGTGTGAAGATGGGATATTTTGCCCAGCACGCCATGGACTTGCTGGACGGCGAACGCACCGTCTTCCAGCAGCTCGAACACGAGTTCCCGCAGGCGGGACAGGGCTCCTTGCGCGCGCTGGCGGGATGCTTCGGTTTCTCCGGCGATGATGTCGAGAAGAAGTGCCGGGTGCTGTCGGGCGGCGAAAAGGCGCGGCTTGTCATGGCAATGATGCTCTTCGACCCGCCGAATTTCCTCGTGCTGGACGAGCCCACGAACCATCTGGACCTCGATACGAAGGAAATGCTGATCCAGGCCCTGTCGCAATATGAAGGCACCATGCTGTTCGTCTCGCACGACCGGCATTTCCTGGCCGCTTTGTCCAACCGCGTGCTGGAATTGACGCCCGAGGGCATTCACCAATATGGCGGCGGCTACACCGAATATGTGGCGCGCACGGGCCATGAGGCTCCGGGCCTGCGGAGTTAA
- a CDS encoding alpha/beta fold hydrolase, whose product MKGRPSSGRRKVEIVDRALSSAEFLQMDILGSIRTRACILLSMAALFATGISSEAWPANAASQHARLHEPVKQVADQRLLIDTAEGKGEMPLYADHAIDAAAPDVTKVLIVIHGTLRNADAYYAAGQRLLAKAGDLAKGTMVVAPQFLIRSDAKAFSLSAQTLAWTQSGWKSGEPARQAAPISSFSALDALLQHFADRRLYPSLKSVVVMGHSAGAQLVQRYAVVGREAETLASDGVSVRYLVANPSSYLYFDNERPAAPDQSGGLASCPKATQWRYGLTSAPQYVSSQNPRDMEAAYAARNVIYLLGEADTNPYTHFIDRSCAAMAQGPYRLARGLTYFDYMEKRHPSDLNQKVVEVPGVGHDEEAMFTSDCGIAVLFDRPMPPSCPVIDGTAKGSGALP is encoded by the coding sequence TTGAAGGGCCGGCCGTCTTCAGGCCGACGAAAAGTCGAGATAGTCGATCGTGCACTTTCCTCAGCCGAGTTTTTGCAAATGGACATTCTGGGAAGCATCCGGACCAGGGCCTGTATCCTACTGTCAATGGCAGCATTGTTTGCAACCGGCATATCGAGTGAGGCATGGCCTGCCAACGCAGCCTCTCAACATGCGCGGCTCCATGAACCGGTCAAGCAGGTCGCGGATCAACGCCTGCTGATCGATACAGCGGAGGGGAAAGGGGAAATGCCCCTCTACGCGGATCATGCGATTGATGCGGCAGCACCCGACGTGACGAAAGTGCTGATCGTGATCCACGGCACGCTTCGAAACGCCGATGCCTACTATGCCGCCGGCCAGAGGCTGCTCGCAAAAGCAGGTGATTTGGCGAAGGGAACCATGGTTGTCGCACCTCAGTTCCTGATAAGATCCGATGCCAAAGCTTTCTCGCTGTCCGCCCAGACCCTGGCCTGGACGCAGAGCGGCTGGAAGAGCGGTGAGCCGGCACGCCAAGCCGCGCCGATTAGCTCCTTTTCTGCGCTTGATGCCTTGCTTCAGCATTTCGCGGATCGCCGCTTGTATCCTTCGCTGAAGTCTGTCGTCGTAATGGGTCATTCGGCGGGCGCTCAACTGGTGCAGCGCTATGCGGTGGTCGGACGGGAGGCGGAAACCTTGGCGAGCGACGGCGTCTCCGTTCGCTACCTGGTCGCCAATCCATCGAGCTATTTGTATTTCGACAACGAGCGGCCGGCCGCACCGGATCAATCCGGCGGTTTGGCTTCATGCCCGAAGGCGACGCAATGGCGATACGGGCTGACGTCCGCACCGCAATATGTGTCCTCGCAAAATCCCAGGGATATGGAGGCCGCATATGCCGCGCGGAACGTTATCTACCTGCTGGGTGAGGCCGACACCAACCCGTACACCCATTTCATCGACCGCTCCTGCGCCGCGATGGCGCAAGGCCCTTACCGGCTTGCACGCGGGCTGACCTATTTCGACTATATGGAAAAGCGGCATCCGTCCGACCTCAACCAGAAGGTCGTAGAGGTGCCCGGCGTCGGACATGACGAGGAAGCGATGTTCACATCGGATTGCGGCATCGCGGTATTGTTTGATCGACCGATGCCGCCATCTTGCCCGGTCATCGACGGGACGGCAAAAGGATCGGGAGCGTTACCGTAA
- a CDS encoding TniQ family protein, whose product MLTVPFYEDETITSFVSRLAIANFVEDVWEFCRHMGLSYRRIIDGELSEIRRVLDLAGHTSIEIGSRHVERIDRHVQINGEALSRASFHRYRLRYCPHCIEDDIKTRTGDPLCRTYGRLHWCVIHVRTCSKHHVPLLQTDISALAGSHNIAAMIAARPSATFQNEPQQFSPFEAYIEDRLWGRSERKSWLDRLPLFVAGKLCEMVGATKLFGKSYFAEEISEIDWIKCAQTGFEILSPGEDSFRDFLRSLHIDFWKQESSFGGRLLYGRLYERLAFEIDDAAYDGIRDIMRDVALSSVPFAIGAELFGPVTVRRLHSIHSASRQYGIHAATVRKLLVKAGLLDANQSIATDSRTVFAAARVDELMEDFTSSMKPAAAREYLSTGRTLWRTLARGNYVELALASGPDVSLTPFYFKRDLDGFLDRATKCVTREFNQEAGYLTFAEAVKAANCRFEEILDLMLGGSLKNVSTNPGKMGLDAFRFDVEEIRRLTMLPDHGGLSLSDAEKRLRLARPVLAALIDQGFIEAEHAINPVNRCLQRIVRPEVADRFAAEYVTLIAYAKERQRHFAGMKRDLTAAGILPVITKESVGSTFYRRAELP is encoded by the coding sequence ATGCTGACGGTACCCTTTTATGAAGACGAAACCATCACCAGTTTCGTCTCGCGGCTCGCGATCGCGAATTTCGTAGAGGACGTTTGGGAATTCTGCCGTCATATGGGGCTCAGCTATCGTCGGATCATCGACGGCGAGCTGTCAGAAATTCGAAGGGTCCTAGATCTGGCAGGGCATACGTCGATCGAAATCGGCAGCAGACACGTCGAGCGCATCGACAGGCACGTGCAAATCAATGGCGAAGCTCTCTCCAGAGCCTCCTTTCATCGATATCGTCTTCGATACTGTCCCCACTGTATCGAAGACGATATCAAAACGCGCACGGGCGATCCTCTGTGCAGGACCTATGGTCGCCTTCATTGGTGTGTCATCCACGTCCGCACCTGCTCAAAGCACCATGTACCACTCCTTCAAACGGACATCTCAGCTCTAGCTGGTTCTCACAATATTGCGGCGATGATTGCCGCTAGGCCTTCTGCCACCTTTCAGAACGAACCACAGCAGTTCAGTCCCTTCGAGGCCTACATTGAAGACCGGTTATGGGGCCGATCGGAGCGGAAGTCTTGGCTCGATCGGCTACCATTGTTTGTGGCCGGGAAACTGTGCGAAATGGTCGGGGCGACTAAGCTATTCGGCAAGAGCTACTTTGCCGAAGAAATCAGTGAAATTGATTGGATCAAGTGCGCGCAGACCGGGTTCGAGATCCTCTCTCCGGGTGAAGATTCATTCCGCGATTTTTTGCGGTCCCTCCATATCGATTTTTGGAAACAAGAGAGTAGCTTTGGCGGCCGTCTGCTCTACGGCAGACTGTACGAACGACTGGCATTTGAAATCGACGACGCCGCCTACGACGGCATCCGCGATATTATGCGGGATGTCGCTTTGTCGTCAGTCCCCTTTGCAATTGGAGCCGAGCTTTTCGGCCCCGTAACGGTGCGCCGATTACATTCGATCCACTCCGCCTCACGCCAATATGGCATCCACGCGGCGACCGTCAGAAAGCTCCTTGTCAAAGCGGGATTATTGGACGCGAACCAATCTATTGCGACGGACAGTCGCACCGTTTTTGCTGCAGCGCGGGTGGACGAATTGATGGAGGATTTTACATCGAGCATGAAGCCAGCTGCAGCGCGAGAGTATCTTTCCACGGGGCGAACACTCTGGCGAACCTTGGCCAGAGGGAACTATGTTGAGCTGGCACTAGCAAGCGGACCAGACGTCAGCTTGACCCCATTCTATTTCAAAAGGGATCTGGATGGTTTTCTAGATCGAGCTACCAAATGCGTGACAAGAGAGTTCAATCAGGAGGCCGGATACCTCACATTTGCAGAAGCGGTTAAGGCGGCGAACTGTCGCTTCGAGGAAATCCTCGATCTCATGCTAGGCGGCAGTTTGAAAAACGTGTCAACTAACCCTGGCAAAATGGGCCTTGACGCCTTTCGATTTGATGTTGAGGAAATCCGTCGTCTCACAATGCTGCCAGATCATGGCGGCCTCAGTCTTTCGGATGCGGAGAAAAGATTAAGGTTGGCGCGACCTGTATTGGCGGCGCTGATCGACCAAGGCTTCATAGAGGCTGAGCATGCGATCAACCCGGTCAACAGATGCCTCCAACGCATCGTCCGGCCGGAAGTCGCTGACAGGTTTGCCGCTGAGTACGTGACACTGATTGCCTACGCCAAAGAGCGGCAACGTCATTTCGCGGGCATGAAGAGAGATCTGACCGCCGCTGGTATCCTGCCAGTGATAACCAAAGAGAGCGTTGGCAGTACGTTTTACCGTCGCGCTGAATTGCCTTAG
- a CDS encoding ATP-binding protein, translated as MEPSLLNLRRASIEHLRSTMAPKDLDLSDFMANLRAQHCAIEPRDAIFADLVHAQKMSLLSPQADDDKERKILFVVGGSDAGKSKMIKHAIATDPAFALRHDEYGRPVNPIVRIRAPNPCSLRNIGILLLEAVGYPIRSDAKETYVWPLVPGQLARRGVMFVVIEEAQRVMKLDDWYEQSKVWDTLINLVDNEHWPVRLILAGMPILEKLREAEEQIQNRSKIQKLMPIPATKYPIVSTWIKTIISEHAGLELRNLPVDDVSKRLIHASEGNTGAIFKLIMSSVELVMSLGDRKTVTTIDFAQAYHNATGCSIDTNIFEQSNWKNLPSGAAKTKNPKKDLQNVAGKARKAGDRPR; from the coding sequence ATGGAACCCTCTCTGCTAAACCTGCGACGCGCATCAATCGAACATCTTCGTAGCACTATGGCACCCAAAGACTTGGACCTCAGTGACTTCATGGCCAATCTCCGAGCCCAACACTGCGCAATCGAGCCCCGTGATGCAATTTTTGCCGACCTCGTGCACGCGCAAAAAATGAGCTTGTTGTCGCCGCAAGCGGATGACGACAAGGAGAGAAAGATTCTCTTCGTCGTGGGAGGCAGCGATGCGGGAAAATCCAAAATGATCAAACACGCGATCGCTACCGATCCAGCGTTTGCACTGCGTCACGACGAGTACGGCAGGCCAGTCAACCCGATCGTGAGAATTCGCGCCCCCAATCCATGTTCGCTCCGCAACATTGGCATATTGCTGCTGGAGGCTGTTGGCTATCCAATCAGGAGCGATGCGAAAGAAACGTATGTGTGGCCATTGGTTCCAGGGCAACTCGCGCGGCGCGGAGTCATGTTCGTCGTGATCGAGGAAGCTCAGCGTGTCATGAAGCTCGACGATTGGTACGAACAGAGTAAGGTCTGGGATACGTTGATCAACCTTGTGGACAACGAGCACTGGCCCGTCAGACTTATTCTGGCTGGCATGCCCATCCTGGAGAAATTACGAGAGGCCGAGGAGCAGATCCAAAACCGCTCTAAGATCCAAAAACTGATGCCAATTCCAGCTACAAAATATCCAATTGTCAGCACCTGGATCAAGACCATCATCTCCGAACACGCAGGATTAGAATTGCGAAATCTTCCGGTCGACGACGTCAGCAAGCGTCTCATTCACGCTAGCGAAGGAAATACCGGAGCAATATTCAAGCTGATTATGTCATCGGTCGAGCTTGTTATGTCATTGGGCGACCGCAAAACCGTTACAACGATCGATTTCGCGCAGGCTTATCACAACGCGACCGGCTGCTCGATCGACACAAACATCTTTGAACAGAGCAATTGGAAAAACTTGCCGAGCGGTGCCGCCAAAACCAAGAATCCTAAGAAAGATCTCCAAAACGTCGCCGGAAAGGCAAGGAAGGCGGGAGATCGGCCCCGGTGA
- a CDS encoding Mu transposase C-terminal domain-containing protein, with product MAIRPGVPPLPISAFDRAKLDGKELHVVQESPHGKVFAAIDGSGAPIPVSNAEIASWLGDGSLTIEKRYYDPRRIALAEKWPWLRNLSKRQQMVVAFKLEWITRFNDKKAELGRVSSDALMVSIMFDIRKEYETDLEIAEANADYKGGKHYKLDVSGKDSKPQLVNVTARSVRGWCKKYEDSGNDWRVLIDNRTSERRESKFSSLELNIQGRFVWRYLSTTRTKAPYLFRLMKAMERRINKPRNKEDWINLGSRSTFYNRIDALPDYLKYNRKWGEIKTAQRYTIVVAKERGYPMDLIEADECRLNLVTILKNSKVWDELSEEVQKAYREASRRLWFSAVIDYATNSFLSFRIHVRNPCTETALATFQLVERDKTTIAKAAGCKSSWPMRGGLRLIRVDCAKWYTNASVTATLLDAGATKIHPPAKISTLRGTIERIFGIVGHRGDQDPRKGASVNVDRLHDVFVRAIVDVWHNIRHGGKLGGMSSRQAWLLGCEAKLPPNPQKDYLLRTIYGVNLKRVIGREGIRFLGFYYQSDEIQRMFRENTGTEVDIRVDFWDIGEITVFDGKFSYRVGSQFGFLKGVSFWKVTALLEEINLVDTEYTDRTQDTVDEAFEYIDGIAEISRAMHNLASPVPTSEMCDRLERRIRRALHIVPESDYTRAVRDQDWRLTPFLEEAWGLGDELEEDDLDVPSSQSKKAQEEKYGAPTRGKPSADQKAKAIENPRSTEQLSLPASKTAIYRDDF from the coding sequence ATGGCCATTCGTCCCGGTGTGCCTCCACTGCCGATCTCCGCCTTCGACCGTGCCAAATTAGACGGGAAGGAACTTCACGTCGTCCAGGAGAGTCCACACGGGAAGGTCTTCGCCGCTATCGACGGTAGCGGCGCACCCATTCCGGTATCGAACGCTGAAATTGCGAGCTGGCTCGGCGACGGATCGCTCACCATCGAGAAACGTTATTACGATCCTCGTCGCATTGCATTGGCAGAGAAATGGCCTTGGCTGCGTAATCTGTCGAAGCGGCAGCAAATGGTTGTTGCCTTCAAGCTGGAGTGGATCACCCGGTTCAATGATAAAAAAGCCGAGTTAGGCCGGGTCTCCAGTGATGCCCTCATGGTTTCGATCATGTTTGACATCCGCAAAGAATACGAAACCGATCTGGAAATCGCCGAGGCAAACGCCGACTACAAGGGTGGAAAGCACTATAAGCTTGACGTTTCAGGAAAAGATTCGAAACCTCAACTCGTAAATGTTACGGCAAGGTCCGTCCGGGGCTGGTGTAAAAAATATGAAGACTCGGGCAATGACTGGCGCGTCCTTATTGACAATCGTACTAGCGAACGTCGGGAAAGCAAATTTTCTTCCCTTGAGCTGAATATCCAGGGTCGGTTTGTATGGCGTTACCTGTCCACGACGCGCACCAAAGCCCCCTACCTCTTCCGCTTGATGAAGGCGATGGAGCGCCGGATTAACAAGCCGAGAAACAAGGAAGATTGGATCAACCTTGGCAGCAGATCGACGTTCTATAATCGGATCGATGCGCTTCCTGACTATTTGAAGTACAACCGAAAGTGGGGCGAGATCAAAACCGCCCAAAGATATACTATCGTGGTGGCCAAGGAGCGTGGCTATCCAATGGATTTGATCGAGGCCGACGAATGTCGCCTTAACCTCGTCACGATCCTGAAAAACAGCAAGGTTTGGGATGAGTTATCGGAGGAGGTGCAGAAAGCCTATCGTGAGGCTTCGCGTAGACTTTGGTTCTCAGCCGTCATCGACTATGCCACAAACTCATTTTTGTCCTTTCGTATCCATGTCCGCAATCCCTGCACCGAGACGGCATTGGCTACGTTCCAATTGGTTGAGCGAGACAAAACTACGATTGCCAAGGCAGCGGGTTGCAAGTCGTCATGGCCAATGCGTGGCGGTCTGCGGCTGATCCGCGTCGATTGCGCAAAGTGGTACACGAATGCATCTGTCACAGCCACGCTCCTGGATGCAGGCGCTACGAAGATCCACCCTCCCGCAAAAATCAGCACACTCAGAGGTACGATCGAACGCATCTTTGGGATCGTCGGCCATCGCGGCGATCAAGACCCACGCAAGGGTGCTTCGGTGAACGTCGATAGGCTTCATGACGTCTTTGTGCGAGCCATTGTCGACGTTTGGCACAACATTAGGCACGGCGGCAAGCTTGGAGGCATGTCGAGCAGGCAAGCTTGGCTGTTAGGGTGCGAAGCTAAACTCCCACCCAACCCACAAAAAGACTATCTCTTGCGTACCATCTACGGCGTGAATCTTAAGCGCGTAATTGGACGCGAGGGAATCCGCTTTCTCGGCTTCTATTACCAGAGTGACGAGATCCAACGCATGTTCCGTGAGAACACAGGCACCGAAGTCGACATCCGCGTCGATTTTTGGGACATCGGCGAAATCACTGTGTTCGACGGGAAGTTTTCCTATCGTGTAGGCTCGCAGTTCGGCTTCCTTAAGGGCGTTTCCTTCTGGAAGGTGACAGCGTTGCTCGAAGAAATAAACCTTGTTGATACCGAGTACACGGATCGCACGCAGGACACCGTCGATGAAGCTTTCGAATACATCGACGGCATCGCGGAAATTTCGCGAGCCATGCATAATTTGGCAAGCCCGGTACCAACCTCCGAGATGTGCGACCGGCTTGAGCGTCGCATCCGCCGCGCGCTCCACATCGTCCCTGAGTCTGACTACACCCGCGCCGTACGCGACCAGGATTGGCGGCTGACGCCATTTCTTGAGGAAGCTTGGGGTCTCGGAGACGAGTTGGAAGAGGATGATTTGGACGTGCCCTCCAGCCAATCCAAAAAGGCGCAAGAGGAAAAATACGGCGCTCCAACGAGAGGTAAACCCAGCGCGGACCAAAAGGCAAAGGCAATTGAAAATCCCCGGTCCACTGAACAGCTCTCTCTGCCTGCCAGCAAAACCGCGATCTATCGCGACGATTTTTAA